AATCCGTGTTGCCCCGAGATGAATCGCATCAACGACATTATGCGGGCAATTGCATTCGCCGGAGTGAAGCGTTAGTTGGAGGTTCGCGTTTTTCGCGGCCGTCACTACTGTCCCGATTTCTTTATTCGCATCAGGTTTTTCGTCACCGGCAAAATCAAATCCCACTACAAATGGATTATTATATGTCTGAATTTGCTCAACAAGTGCTAAGTTAGCGGCTTCTGTGTGATGGCGCATCGCACTAATTAACAGATTGACTTTAATCGGGAAATCAGCCATTCCAGATTCAAGTCCGCGAATAACTGCAGCCAACACTTGAGGAATCGTCAATCCACCTCGCGTATGTAAGGGCGGCGCGAAACGCAATTCTACATATGAAACATTATCGGCAGCAATCGCAGCAATGGTATCATACGTCGCCTTCTCTAAATTCTCCGCTGTCTGTAGGAGCGGTAAAATTACATCAAAACTGTCGAGATAGTCTTGCAAGTTCAAACATTTTTCAGGAGCTAAAGCTTTTTCAATTTCGCCTGGCGCATAGTCTGCCTCTTTTGCAAATTTGCGCAAAGTTGTAAGCGGAACTGAACCGTCCAGATGGCAGTGTAATTCCACTTTTGGTAGTTGGTTGATGATTGTCTTCTCCATTGGTCACAACCTCTCTCTTTTAGGTATTAAGAGATATTATAGATTTTTAGTGCTGTTTTGTAAACTGCTTAAAATTCCTACCTATTATTAAATACATATCTAACAGTGCGGTATTTGGTAGAGAATACAGGTAGAATACCAGTCAATGCTTTACGGATTTACAGGCGGTTATGGCCGAAGTTGGAGTTACAACTGATGATGTGGTGATTGATTTTTACCCACTTTCAGATATGAATGGGAAATGATGACCGATTCTTTGCCCAATTTCGGACATGAGTGGGCAATGATGACCGATTCTTTGCCCACTTTCGGACATAAATGGGAAATGATGACCGATTCTTTACTCACTTTCGGACATGAATGGGAAATGATGTCCGGTTCTTTACTCACTTTCGGACATGAATGGGCAATGATGACCGATTATTTACTCACTTTCAGACATGAATGGGAAATGATGACCGGTTCTTTGCTCACTTTCAGACATGAATGGGAAATGATGACCGGTTCTTTGCTCACTTTCAGACATGAATGGGAAATGATGACCGGTTCTTTGCCCACTTTTGGACAAACAAATAAACACTGCTGCGGGTGAATATCCTGCAGCAGTGTTTATTGTCAATCAAACGGGTAAACCAGACCCCACTCTTCTCGGAGGGTGTCCATAATCGTGATAACTTGACGCGTTTTTTCGAGGGTTGGGTTATCAGCCTTGTCTAGGACCATATTTGTAAAGTTATTAATTTCATGTGTGAAGGCGTGCTCGGAATCGTCCGCATCAA
This genomic interval from Jeotgalibaca porci contains the following:
- the add gene encoding adenosine deaminase — encoded protein: MEKTIINQLPKVELHCHLDGSVPLTTLRKFAKEADYAPGEIEKALAPEKCLNLQDYLDSFDVILPLLQTAENLEKATYDTIAAIAADNVSYVELRFAPPLHTRGGLTIPQVLAAVIRGLESGMADFPIKVNLLISAMRHHTEAANLALVEQIQTYNNPFVVGFDFAGDEKPDANKEIGTVVTAAKNANLQLTLHSGECNCPHNVVDAIHLGATRIGHGVAIRNDKSVRDLCREQNVLLEVAPTSNVQTDAVATLADYPLRLFIDENVPCCVNTDNRTVSNTTLSEEYLLMAEYCNLTYAEMKKLNMDAMAHSFATTAIKQTITEQLEKAYAPYLD